The DNA region ctatgaaatttttattccagtaaatatatatattgccattttatttaaaaaaaaaacaacacaactCTTTCGACAGTCACAAAAGACATGTCACTCTGTCAAATTCacacattaaattttattatacttgaaaaaaagtctacgaaaaaaaatactgaaccagttttttttttaaatgttattttaacaaaCACAAGGTGAAATGACAACAAGGTCaatataattgaattgaatttacCTACCTCTCTCTTGAAATGTAAAAtcaaatcatgaaaaaaataaaatgaaaaaatctacAAAAGTTATTCAGTTTTATATAGTTGCACACCAAGTATTTTATACagtaagtgaaaaaaataataaaaaaaacaaacaaactttCTTTCTACTTGGATTAAAAATACCAACAGGTTTATTTTTCAGGTGCTGCAACCTGAAGGCATTTGTTAAAACTCAATAACGagactttttttatataaaaacttataaataaaagtatataaaacaGTGGATAAAGTTAATGTTTACTTACCACttgttgcaaattttttttctatttttttttcaacaaaattttgcATATACAacattgtacaaaaaaaaaaaatccaattatatattcactctgtatattatattttttattaatatacaactttctaatatttttaatataaaaaatgaaataaaaatagtgatggaataattataaattatatacaaaataatcactggatatattttttttttaaatttatattttcactcGAATTAAAAAcagttgattaaaataatttataaatatttaatttggaTCAAGTGGAGTCTAGTCCGGAAATGGCAAGATTACTTTATCCAACAAGGGCATCAACTATAGTGAGGTCAGAGCAACATTGACCCGAATACTTCTCGACATTCACTCATCCCTATTTTATTcgcaaataattatttttatcaattcaatttataaataaataataatgaaaggaggaaataaaattaaatcattaatactatttttaatgtaaattttacttttacttCCTGACAAAATGAAttgtaattatgaaaaaaaattttgacagtGAATAACTCGAgggtataataaattataatttacaggTCAAGAGTATTGATTCATACTAGACTAGATAAGACTAGCATCATgtggttttaaaattaaataaaaaagtcataaATTTTCATGGATTTGTAGTTGCGAGGTcgcaaatatttattgattaattgagtgatttttttttttttgaagatatAGAATGATGGTAAtcagtataatttttatgttttcaattaaataagaatttatttaatattattatcagtatgtCCAGCATAtgatgactattttttttaatattttttattttgtcatttcaataataaagGAGATAATCAAGGCTTATTTTCAAGTAGTTAAAGCCCTTTTTCACACTTTAATTTTACCcagaaatttatgaaaaaaatcaccgacgattgttcattttattatataaaaaaaaataaaaatacagagTTGTttactattataaaaaaataaacaaacgtaattataaaattacacaACCCTTAACaaacataaagaaaaaaaaaaactttataaaaactttttacctctagttttattttttatttttattcaccggatgtttttttttatttttcttttcatctaTCAACGTTGtgtaaagtaataaaatattgatttattaatgtaCATGACCTTTATAATTAATACAgctttatatcaaataaataaatattgatgcaCTTGATGAATCAAAGCGTGAACAAAAAAGTCATCACGAACAGATGTAATAAAATACAGTCAAgcataaaattcaataaataaaaaaaataaataataaaagagacTGTGGATTAAATTGTGTACAACACACCCTTGGCTTTATTGACGGAAATTTATCAAGACCCTTTAAAAACCACAAGTATCATGCAGCATTGGTATCGTCAACTGGAGCCTGGacaaagaatattattttttcccatGGACAAACTGACTgtataatattgaaatgacCAGGGAACGTAAATAGTATTAAATTTGCACCAACCAACAGAATGGACCTTCAGTGATCGTGAGACTATATAAGAAAGAAACAAGTCAGGTGGAGTCGCATTCAGCTAGAAGCAACGttaaattattctatttaataataatattatcaactcGAACCTCAGTTACTTGGCAACAAGGTAAGATCaatttttctatcttttttttttttttagcctatTTTCTACTCTCAATATTATGCCACtcctaaattttattaacactgacgtttattattttttttttctattttaattttataatatcgtcatgaattattttaaatcataaaaatttgttattaagtGTTGTTGTGCTATATTTACGagtttatattatatacatttcgtgagaaacaaatttaattataaatttaacagaaaaaaattattattaattgatattgaaagtaattgttgttatatttattatcatcattgatttaatgcaataaataattttgtttagcattaaaaaatatatcaaagttcaaatatgattgattaatgtatttatttgttgcttaatatttttagtaattttatttatccttgatgaaattatttaaaaaatgtatcaagTTGATTTGTGATAGAGAGTCTAGCAATGAGGTATGATCGATATGAAAATAACAAGATCAAATTTAATACTCGTCTTTGTAGAGTGAGAGGAGGAAGTAGAGAGAAAAGGGGGTTTAAATTTTAGAGGTTTAGTTACAAAGTCATTAAAGTGATAGCCTTGTAACCGCAACTTGAGAGGATCACAAAAGACGTTCACCTTGTTCGGTCAACGAACGTAAATATCCTTCACTTCCGGAATGAGATGTAACCAAGTTCATTGCTTAaggcaaaataatattaaataaaaaaaaaaatatatatatataatttataattttaattattttttatgcttaattactaaatatatattttttttttctttttaattttctagaCAATATGAAgattgcaattttatttatgtcttTGTTGGGACTTTCAACATGTGCACCAGTGTTTATAATTAGTAGTGATGAAATACAACAAAATCCAACACCTTATGCACATGAGgctgtattaaaaaattcagcaatGGAATCATTACTTCCATCTGAACTTCGAAatcatttttatgataatcCACATACAGCAGCTGGTCTTGCACAGCAATCTTGGCTTGGATATAAAGAAATGCAGGTATACAAAACTAAATTAccataaattttgttttttatttacaaaaaagcaAGCTTTAAAAAgctatgtataaatttatttatcatgattgATTGGTTATTGTGCAGGTAATCAATCGAGAAGCGGACAAGATACCAcgagaaaaaatattccatgCACTTCAAAATGCTGGATTTGCACGTTAAAAGATATTGACCTCATTAATCACACTCATCTCTCACACACATGACGAAtagacatattttatttattatcataaattttatttttttattcacgtgaaaaatatatcacaATTGACTATACATACCATTATtgatatgataatttatttatgatagtATCATGTATTACAGAATGAATggatcaaaattaattatttatttttttaatttggaaaaaaaaaatgaatgaaaaatgttgatatgagtgaaaagtaattttaaataaatatatatcaaattgataaataatatcgaCTGCTAGATCTGTTGAACATGAAGATATCTACCTGATTTTATGAAGGAAATTTAtcgattttgtaaattaatatttatcatttagtttgataaatttattacagtGTCGAGCATAGATTTTCaagtgataaaaattcaagtttggctttaaaaataaaataataataagctgTGGAGGATAAACCCTAGGgacatcaatattttaaatgtttaaacgATGATGTAtacttaatttataataccatttaaatgtgaattataatttacgaATTTAGACATATCAGGATGTACGATTTGTAGAAACTAAACTTGCTAACTTGTACATAGGGATGCACCATATATAAATGTGGATGATGATACGAACCCAGTAAAATCAGATTGAAAACTTTCTCAACAACCACAAgtaacaaatattttcaataaaatatattcgaagaaaaaaaattaataaatccaaCAAACCaacaaatcataaaattatatcaaaacttgtatataattattcgCAATGCTATTATTCACAaagtatattatcaaatttgatAAGTTTAATTTGACTTAATTCaaagtaaatttaacaaactttacgattttcatttaattttgataaaacatgcttaaaataatatacatataagttTTACTAACAAACCTATAGTCAAACGATAGATGTGCAAACTTTCACATACACTGggatttataatattaaaaaaaaaattacatacacGATGACATACTGGATTCTTGTTATTTCAgccaattaaaaaacaaacaacacaaaaaataatataattaattaaataatttttataaaataataattgataaattattatttaattagttattaattttacaaaatattatatcatataaataattattaattattttcagataattgatatttttttgattgattaagatttaatcaatattcaatttattattgatgataaatattttatttatttcaatataaaacatGATACATTCATGTTTTCCgggttgtttatttaaaatttttttttttcctacatgttatatgtttatttttttatttgaaaaaataaataaagaaaaatacatattgCACAATGGAATGATGATGCTGCTGCAGTATTATCTCACTGTTTTGGGATATGTGTTTGTGAATGGCGTAAtttatgtgtgtgtatgtgtatattatatgtacaatataaaaatgtggAACATTCATGAGAGATTCACTTTCTACGAGTCACGATTCACTCGCCACTACATCGTCGAACCACCGAACCATATCGAACTTAATTACgatattatttcatatcaCTCAATAAggtatcatcattttcattcaacactatttattatttatttattttatatttttttaacactatttttcatcattttcactCTATTCAATTGCAATTTTAAcaactttttcatttgttttttttttcttataaaagaaaatgctttacaaatttttttttcaacaagttcCGGTTGgagattttgatgaaaaagagGTCCATTatcgggaaaaaaaaaaaaagagaatcgTCTAGTGTCGAGTCATTAGGAAAAGCTATTGATTTGAACAAGCAATTTTACTGAATAGCGAAGATGAAAAAATCGATAAGGCTATTGGACAATGCTTCGAGCAATCATGTACAagctttaaattttgttggaattataaaaaaaaaaaaatatatctgagCTGGAAATTCATATCATATTACtaattatacataattattaataattgattattttttttaagaatattcCATTGAAAATACTACGTTTGTAATTGTTGATATCCatttcatagttaaaaaattaaaataattgtaacaagaacttgagaaataatttaacGAGGATAATAAGTCAAAATGAAATGATGTTTAAATGGCTACCGAATTGACTGATATAATAACAGTATGATTGAATTAcccaataaaaaatacacactataataattcaaagttgctggtaaaataaaaaaccagtaGCAAAAGtagagaatataaaattaatagttgaagaatcaagattaaaaaagaaattataattaatgaatttaaaaaaaaaagaataatgatCGATTGTGATTACACACAAATGAACCTTGTGAACTTTgacacaattattttataaaaaatatatacgagtcacactatttttgaaaaatgtgaatattgaataaaattgaatttgaaaaatgaaatttcaacAGAGGGTAgccattggaaaaaaataaaaaaaataataaaaactaataggcaaaatttttcttcaataaaaacaactcaagtagaaatatttataatggaTCCAATATCTGGCTCATGGAACTAGACCAATTTGAATTTCaagatgatattttaaaagtaatctagaaaatatatatatttgtaagataaattattgagaaaaaaatatttttatgctaaaattaaatcacaaaagaaatgaaaataatatttgataaaaatgaaaaatattcacatgtaaaaatttatgtgaCACAGTGGGAGAATgtcga from Aphidius gifuensis isolate YNYX2018 linkage group LG5, ASM1490517v1, whole genome shotgun sequence includes:
- the LOC122857928 gene encoding uncharacterized protein LOC122857928, with product MKIAILFMSLLGLSTCAPVFIISSDEIQQNPTPYAHEAVLKNSAMESLLPSELRNHFYDNPHTAAGLAQQSWLGYKEMQVINREADKIPREKIFHALQNAGFAR